The sequence ttcttctgtgaAAGAATTATTGGAATGTACTGCGCAACctatatatgtaattgtatCAATAGATTGGGACATATTTGAATTAGTAGTACTAATTTGACTGCTCGTCATATATTTTGACAAATCAAAATCCAAAACATCAGCCAaaagtttttctttattttctacatcACGTTGGATTGATTCAAGATTTCTTTCAGTTTTTGATATGAAATCATCATCGACACTGAGTGTTAATAAAGAAGAATGCATCGTCTTTGCATCATTGGCATTTATTCTGTCCTTATTGAAAGCggataaatcaaaattaatgtCAGATAATGATGAacaatttccatttccatttaATAGCCTATTatgtgattttttaattttcctttctgGAGTAAATACAACATCTTCAAATTCTTGTTGACtaattttttcgaatatttgccTCCTATCattatgtttttcattttgttcgcTACTTTTTCTTTTGGAAATATCATTATGTTCTGTTATTTTGCTACTGTCTGTTATTAatgaagaatttaaattatctgGCATCACTGGTACTTCTACAGCTTCTTCCGCACTTGTAATTGATGTTACATCAGTGCCAATAGTAACAATTGGTACAATTCTAAAAAGtgatatatacttttaaacaatttatatattatttattaacaaaaaataaatacatttctttttcactggGATACTTTACCCTACAGattgaataatattacttGGATTGATTTTGTGAAAAGGAATAGCTGGCACTATCGTACtttccattaattttgaaGTCAATTCTAATATACCATTGGTAACTGGTTTACTAATTTCAGCAAATGATAATAATGGATCTGATGCACTTTTTGCTTCTACAAATAAAATCGGTTGttcaaattcgaataaaatattagaaaagtatttaataaaaatatctacctGATGAGAACATGTTAGTTTCAGGATAATATGCAATACGTATTATGTTCCTTTCCCCTTCCAacacaaatatttcatctttagTACAAGCAACATTAGTAACACGACGTAAATCTGTTACAATGGATGTTATAGCAATAGTCTGTGGATttactacatatataatatcatcGCTGTATGTAATTAGTAAGTCATCACAAAAAGGTAAAATGACACCAAATGTAGGTTCCCCGCGATTCTTTTTACAACTTTCTGGTGCTGGATTTAAAAGTTCCACTTCTGTATGCCCAGATCGAACAGCATCCTTAAAAATAAGTGTTTTTAACACAGTCCCTGTTTTATCAGCTTGCCATAAACGTAATCCAGGTCTACTAGCATATATTACTAAGTCTTGTACATAATTTTGTCTGCAACCAAATACAGCACCTAATCTTCCCaatctaaaatatatgttcattgttatgttttaatttataacattactgtttattaaaaatttgatgttaattcaattaaatactAACGTTTTGCGTTCTTTCTGACCAACTTGTGTTACCTTTCCATTCTCATTTCTATTTACCAGTATCGTACGTAATGTTGTAGAAACTAACAATAAACCTTGTTGATAACTTAATTGCACTACTGCATACTTCTCATTTAACAATTCTGATGATTTTGACAAGTGCTataggaatatttataaaaaaaacataaaatttttggATAATGGAACTACGctgttatttaatttgcattaCGTAccatataaaaatcaatttcagtAAGTACAACTAAACCATCTTGATCTCCactaaataatttcataccaTTCTTAGACCACTCAACTGTAGTTACTGCGCTGTTATGTAAACCACTTATGCTATACCTCTCAACCTGTTTTTTCTGTTTTGGTTTTAAACTATCTGGTAATGAATCTGGTGGATTTTTAGGTATTTGAAATACAGTTACTACACCATGTTCATTACCAGCAGCAACCATATAGTCCACTGTTGATATCACTTGAATACATGTAATTTTTGAATTGACattctgaaaaaataaatagcatctcatgtgtaaatataaaatcataataaattaagtatatattatgtatgatACCTCACATCGAAGCCTTTGCAAGTCTTGCTTTTCTCTGTCAAACCAATATACTAAACCATAGTTAGTTCCAATGGCTATAAATTCAGGCACTGCATCAATACAGGTAAAATTAATGTTGTGTGTAAAGAGCCCAGTTTGAATTTTCGCAGGTATTTGTTGAAGAAGCATAGCAAGAGGTGCCCATTCTCGTAAAGTACCACCATCTTCACACATAGGTGATGTCATTGTAAGTGCTATatccataaaattatattataattcatatcATTAAccatacatttaataaatgaatagcGACATaagtaataacaaattaataagaaCGACGTAAATAATTCGTACATAAACTAAAATGCCCTTTTCTTGTAtgacatttaatattatgtacataaattatcAATGATGAACTACACTACATATTGTTAGTCTAAAAGTAACACATATGAAATcagtattttattatgtcataataaatttattacgtgatatataaaattaccttcttatagaattaatttgattagcagaaaatatcaaagtaattaaatcacatttcttttatcataccgcacgaaataataatacttcaccgaacatttttatgtttcatttaatatttcatggtTCGGCAAATTCTGTCAAGATTGCAGTGCACGCCTTCAAGTAAGTACCATAAACCACGTCATGTATAGAATAGAATACCATATATATGATTATGACTAAAATGAAGCTTGCATTTTCTAGATTTATCTTAACGATCCATATTatcaaatagaaatatgtacataaaattgatttaatatatttatagcataaaagcaaatatatatatcgtatatatataggttattgatatttatatagtactatatataatatggtattgatatattctaaaaatattatcaaagaataatgtttttgaaatacaaatgtaataatacatagttcacacacacacacacacacacacacacacacacacatatttACCAAAacgttcttttaaaaattttctaaaattttagctctatatataatgatattgaacaaaaattgacatatttataaaaagttgtgtgtactacatacatacttattaagtaaatactataaaatcgCAACACTCAGGATGTGTGCATTttgttatcattattaatgTCTATTTAGTATAAGGTGCGCTCACTACTTTATAGAAcaggaaaaaaaaacacataaatatttctccgattttaatatgtatatttaaaaaatagtttttagaaacaatattcaaaattcaatttgattGACTATTACAAATGTGATATTGCTATAATATACTCtgtaactaaaaaataaatctccTACATAGAAAAGTGATAAATCCggaacatttattttttaattaagcaTTTAAGGAACTAATATGTTGTATAAAGCCCTTATATGCATTTATTTACTATACcaatgtacaaaaaaaaacGTTTTACGTTCCAACACCAAATTTCAAGGTCGGCAGATTAAAAAGTTGATAACATAATTTACTTTCGTATGactaataaatatcaaagttaAAAACATTGGatctttttgtttatatttttcttctgaatatatataacatacacgaaaaaagttaataaatttttctatactttcACGTCAAATTGTATAATGCAACATGCTCAAAAATAAGaactgatatatatatatatatattacttacaaaattttaatgactAAAAACagtgaatttaattatataatccAGAGATTATAATGATCACAtggaatatcaaattatttaagacACAAGCTTTTTACATTCCAATTCAGTATaaagaattatagaaaataatagaagcaaattttatttcacatataAAACGATGAATGACTTATCATATACAAACGATAATTACACTAATTacctttacttttataacaaaccaAACAATTGACACAACATTAGGAAAACATGGGACTTACTAACGGGATTTCACGAGAAGTCATtatgaaatgaatttaatttaaacattataCAGCCGATGACAAAAGTGTAGTTCTTTCATTCTTACTGCCTGACTGGTTGTAAACTGTtattcttttacaattatcttataattataataatagtataatattaatattatatcagaCAGATCCACACAACGTTCGCAGTATGAAAAgtgtttttttctttatatttttttttttttgttccttttacGTTCCTTTCTGCTAATGTTTACGCTCCCCAATGACTAATACATGTAGCACAAATACTTAGTAATCGTTTTCGTTTAAACgtgaaaaatgtgtaaaaacGTGAACGTTTAATGCGACGACGGTACAGAGCATTATTTTGGGGAAGGGATTTTGCGTACTGTTTTTCACTTGATTTCtctcaataatattaataattttggatTTGCTGAAATACTCCTAATTCCTGTCAGTGGCTCGGAGCTTTTCTTCAACAGCTTCTTCAGAAGCCTCTGAAAGGTCTGTTGCCTGTATATACTTTTGCACACCAACTAAGGATTTTTTCAAAGCATCAAAAGAACTGGAGTACAACATCTTCTTCTTAACTTTGGCCGTGTCAGGACACCACGACATcaagaacaatttttgtttcttggaagcctgaaaaataataaaatccaaTTGAATAATCTCTATTTTCgactaataattttcaaatcgtTACCATTTATGTATTAAGAATACTACCTCAGAAGTACCCTGACATTGATGAGTGTATTCAAAATCGAAGAGGCCATAGCGACATTCTCCGCTACCACATTTCTGCAAATCTTCAAGGAAGGCGTCATAAGCTGCGTCGCGAGGTCCGATGACTTCAACATCAATTTGCTTTTCGTCCTTAATGTAAAAGATTACATATCGATgctttttgtcttttttaatCTCCTCGTACGTTGTCTTACAAACATCGGCCACTGTTACTCCAGATGCCTgaataaacaaacaaacaagaaacaaacaactattaatatttaacatttcattattcgtttttcacaacatatttacatagcacattttcttttttcaaaaattaggattgataattaaagtaattgaTTATTCGcagatagaaaatttgtcaaaaattctaagtaatatataatcttCAATATCGTATAAACGAATCAGGTGTAATATGGAGTCACAAGATTGCATACAAGAGACCGATAAAAAAGTTTGTTTATAAGATTGAATCATACTCGTTGAAATTGATATCGGTGACAAGAAACTTGTAAGACGTTTTACGACTTATGACATGTATTTCTACTGTGTACAtaacaatatgaaatttcattcgaattcTGAAGTTTGTGAAATTCTTCcgtttaaatattccaattgtaattgaaatatccataattagaaattaatggaaattaataatgCATTCGCTATGCGTTCTGTCTATTACAAGCTATCGCTGATTTATCATCCAACAACCTCCCACCTAACTCTACCACATCATTCCTTTAgataagtaatattttttccttcggCATTAGTGCGAACATAGATTACGAGCGTCGGACATCTTTCTGCATTTGCGATGTTATGACGAAGTGGTTGACTGACGATGAGATTGTGCCAGTATCGGTACTATCAGTATTACGCACGTCATGTTAGTCTGGCCGTTTAAGCTTATTTCGCGGACAAACGTAGGGGACGTACCGAAATAAAGTCTTCCCACGCACGAATTCGATGCTAAAAGAGATCCGACGTCCATTTCTAAAGTTATCCCTTGCTCTCGGGCACGTGCCACACGGTACGGAGGTCCGTCCGACTGCATGTTTCTTCCACTCTGtggaaatttgtgaaatacGACCATGACATGACACCCGGATAGAGATTCTGACGAAGACAGCAGAATAGAGAAAAGTGGGAAGGaaggagggagggagggagagcAGAAAGAGAGGTAACGTCACAGATGGGCGACATGCACAGAGTAAAAAGTTCGAAGTGGGATAGTTATTT comes from Bombus pyrosoma isolate SC7728 linkage group LG2, ASM1482585v1, whole genome shotgun sequence and encodes:
- the LOC122573852 gene encoding WD repeat-containing protein CG11141 isoform X2, with the translated sequence MTSPMCEDGGTLREWAPLAMLLQQIPAKIQTGLFTHNINFTCIDAVPEFIAIGTNYGLVYWFDREKQDLQRLRCENVNSKITCIQVISTVDYMVAAGNEHGVVTVFQIPKNPPDSLPDSLKPKQKKQVERYSISGLHNSAVTTVEWSKNGMKLFSGDQDGLVVLTEIDFYMHLSKSSELLNEKYAVVQLSYQQGLLLVSTTLRTILVNRNENGKVTQVGQKERKTLGRLGAVFGCRQNYVQDLVIYASRPGLRLWQADKTGTVLKTLIFKDAVRSGHTEVELLNPAPESCKKNRGEPTFGVILPFCDDLLITYSDDIIYVVNPQTIAITSIVTDLRRVTNVACTKDEIFVLEGERNIIRIAYYPETNMFSSEAKSASDPLLSFAEISKPVTNGILELTSKLMESTIVPAIPFHKINPSNIIQSVGIVPIVTIGTDVTSITSAEEAVEVPVMPDNLNSSLITDSSKITEHNDISKRKSSEQNEKHNDRRQIFEKISQQEFEDVVFTPERKIKKSHNRLLNGNGNCSSLSDINFDLSAFNKDRINANDAKTMHSSLLTLSVDDDFISKTERNLESIQRDVENKEKLLADVLDFDLSKYMTSSQISTTNSNMSQSIDTITYIGCAVHSNNSFTEEKNEQNEYNDHSDHTETESGDEDVSYRTELRKLEDLGECRKKLLQDKLNEPLQKGSYVDGRKMSHSTVVPNEFMISTTIEEEDWVLVKNDIPPVAI
- the LOC122573852 gene encoding WD repeat-containing protein CG11141 isoform X1 gives rise to the protein MTSPMCEDGGTLREWAPLAMLLQQIPAKIQTGLFTHNINFTCIDAVPEFIAIGTNYGLVYWFDREKQDLQRLRCENVNSKITCIQVISTVDYMVAAGNEHGVVTVFQIPKNPPDSLPDSLKPKQKKQVERYSISGLHNSAVTTVEWSKNGMKLFSGDQDGLVVLTEIDFYMHLSKSSELLNEKYAVVQLSYQQGLLLVSTTLRTILVNRNENGKVTQVGQKERKTLGRLGAVFGCRQNYVQDLVIYASRPGLRLWQADKTGTVLKTLIFKDAVRSGHTEVELLNPAPESCKKNRGEPTFGVILPFCDDLLITYSDDIIYVVNPQTIAITSIVTDLRRVTNVACTKDEIFVLEGERNIIRIAYYPETNMFSSEAKSASDPLLSFAEISKPVTNGILELTSKLMESTIVPAIPFHKINPSNIIQSVGIVPIVTIGTDVTSITSAEEAVEVPVMPDNLNSSLITDSSKITEHNDISKRKSSEQNEKHNDRRQIFEKISQQEFEDVVFTPERKIKKSHNRLLNGNGNCSSLSDINFDLSAFNKDRINANDAKTMHSSLLTLSVDDDFISKTERNLESIQRDVENKEKLLADVLDFDLSKYMTSSQISTTNSNMSQSIDTITYIGCAVHSNNSFTEEKNEQNEYNDHSDHTETESGDEDVSYRTELRKLEDLGECRKKLLQDKLNEPLQKGSYVDGRKMSHSTGMGKHELEVEFHIVPNEFMISTTIEEEDWVLVKNDIPPVAI
- the LOC122573852 gene encoding WD repeat-containing protein CG11141 isoform X3, producing the protein MVAAGNEHGVVTVFQIPKNPPDSLPDSLKPKQKKQVERYSISGLHNSAVTTVEWSKNGMKLFSGDQDGLVVLTEIDFYMHLSKSSELLNEKYAVVQLSYQQGLLLVSTTLRTILVNRNENGKVTQVGQKERKTLGRLGAVFGCRQNYVQDLVIYASRPGLRLWQADKTGTVLKTLIFKDAVRSGHTEVELLNPAPESCKKNRGEPTFGVILPFCDDLLITYSDDIIYVVNPQTIAITSIVTDLRRVTNVACTKDEIFVLEGERNIIRIAYYPETNMFSSEAKSASDPLLSFAEISKPVTNGILELTSKLMESTIVPAIPFHKINPSNIIQSVGIVPIVTIGTDVTSITSAEEAVEVPVMPDNLNSSLITDSSKITEHNDISKRKSSEQNEKHNDRRQIFEKISQQEFEDVVFTPERKIKKSHNRLLNGNGNCSSLSDINFDLSAFNKDRINANDAKTMHSSLLTLSVDDDFISKTERNLESIQRDVENKEKLLADVLDFDLSKYMTSSQISTTNSNMSQSIDTITYIGCAVHSNNSFTEEKNEQNEYNDHSDHTETESGDEDVSYRTELRKLEDLGECRKKLLQDKLNEPLQKGSYVDGRKMSHSTGMGKHELEVEFHIVPNEFMISTTIEEEDWVLVKNDIPPVAI
- the LOC122577045 gene encoding cofilin/actin-depolymerizing factor homolog, with the protein product MASGVTVADVCKTTYEEIKKDKKHRYVIFYIKDEKQIDVEVIGPRDAAYDAFLEDLQKCGSGECRYGLFDFEYTHQCQGTSEASKKQKLFLMSWCPDTAKVKKKMLYSSSFDALKKSLVGVQKYIQATDLSEASEEAVEEKLRATDRN